A segment of the Gemmatimonadota bacterium genome:
AGTGGGGCTCGAGGAGGGCACCTACGCCGTGCGCTTCTCGCATCCGAGCCTCGACTCCCTGGGGTTCCGAGCGCCCGACCGCCTGGTGGAGGTCCCCGACCAGGGTGTGGTCGAGCTGGAGCTGGTGGCCCCGACACCGTTCGAGATCATCGCCGCCCAATGCAGCGACGAAGAGATGTCGGCGGGCACCGCCGCCCTCATGGGCTTCCTGCGCCGGGAAGACACGGGCGAGCCGGCCACAGGGGCCACGCTGCGCGTGACCTGGGCGCGCTACGACGTCCCAGGCCAGGGCGTGGTGAGGGAGACCGCGTCCGGCGTGCGGGCGGTCCCCGACGAGCGCGGGTTCTACCTGGCGTGCGGAGTCCCCACCGACACCCCGCTCGAGGTGACGGTCGAGAACGGCGACCGACTTCCTTCGACGTCGCTGCGCATCCCCGCCGAGGAATGGCGGTGGTATTTCGACGCGGCCGTTCCCGGCGCACCCGTGCCCTAGGCTCGGGGGGAGGCACCTGCCGCCGTCGCCTCCCTGGTAGTGTCGCCCGTCCCGGTTGGGTAGGTTGAAGTCGCTTCGCCCCGCCTCTGTCCCGGACGGGCGCCCAGGTCCAAGTCAGCGAGGAGCCCCTCTGAGCCGTCTGCCGCGCACCGGTGCCGCGCTGGCCCTGATCGCGCTCGCCATGGCCGAGCCGTCGCGTGCCCAGGCGCCGGCCCCCCGTCCTTCCGTCGTCGATTCCCTCGCACCGGATACGCTCACCGCCTTCCGTCTGGACTCGCTCGTGGTGGGTGTGCTGCGCACTCCGATCCGGGCCAACGAGTCGCCCTATTCGATCGCCGCCCTCGGAACCCCCGACCTCTTCGGAGCCAAGGCCGCCAGCTCTCTGGACGAGATGCTGGAGGGCCTACCCGGGGTGGAGATCCAGAACCGCTTCAACGACGGCGTCGGCGAGAGGATCTCGATCCGCGGATTCGGCTCCCGGGCCACGTTCGGCGTTCGGGGCGTCAAGGTGGTCGTGGACGGAGTTCCGGCGACCATCGCCGACGGGCAAGCGACGCTGGACCACGTCGACTTCGCGTCGCTGGGACACGTCGAAGCGCTGCGTGGACCCGCCTCCATGGTATGGGGCGGCGCCTCCGGTGGGGTGCTCCTCCTGGAGTCGCGGCGGCCGCCGGACGGGGACCGCTTCCGCGAGGAGATGCGGCTGGTGGGCGGCAGCGACGGCGCCCTGACGATTCACAGCACCAGTGGCGGCCGCAGCGGGGCGCTGGGTTGGGTCGCTGCGGCGGGGCTCAGCCGCAGCGATGGATTCCGAACGAATCCGGTCGAGCCTGCGACGACGTTCGGGCACTCGGAGAAGGCGCAAGGCAACGCCACGCTGGACTACGCGGGTGAGCGGGACCACGTGCGGGCCGCCTTCAACTTCACGCGCATGGATGCAGAGAATCCGGGCTCGCTGGCCGACTCGGCCTTCCGAGCCGCGACGCGCGAGGCCCTACGCTTCAACGTGATCCAGAACGCATCCAAGCAGATCGACCAGGGGCAGGCAGGCGTCACCTGGACGCGGGCGCTCGGGAACGGGGCGAAACGTCTCGAGCTGTCCGGCTACGGCATCCTGCGCTCACTCGACAATCCCATCACCACGGTGGTGATCGATCTCGATCGACGCGCCGGTGGCATCTCCGCCCAATTCAGCGATCGTGTGGAGCACTCCGGACGGACACTGCGCTGGAATGCAGGCACGCAGCTCGACCTGCAGCGCGACGCGCGCCTCAACCATGTCAACGAGGGAGGTGAGGCAGGCGCGCTCTCCTTGGACCAGATCGAACGCGTGCGTACGGCGGGAGCGTGGGTGAACGGTCTGCTCGACGTGTCGCGACGCTGGGTGCTGGCCGCGGGACTTCGCTACGACCGCTCGCGCTTCGAGGTGGAGGATCGCTTCATCTCCGACGGCGTCGACGACTCCGGCGAACGCGTGATGGACGCTCTCAGTCCCTCGGTGGGATTCCGCTTCGAAGCACGACGGGCCCTCTCGCTGTACGGGAATGTGGCGACTTCGTTCGTCACGCCCACGACCACCGAGCTCGCCAACCGGCCCGACGGGCAGGGCGGGTTCAACGCCGAGGTCGATCCCACGACCGCTGTCTCGGTGGAGGTGGGGGCGCGCGGCTGGGTGGGCACCAGGCTGGCCTATCAGGTCGCCTTCTTCCGCACCGCCCTCGAGGGCGAGCTGATCCCGTTCGAGGTGCCTAGCCAGCCCGGCCGTCGGTTCTTCCGCAATGCGGGCTCCTCGCGCTACTACGGTGCAGAGGCGCTGGTGCACGCTCGACTGGGCGAGCATCTCTCGGCTCGGCTGACCTACTCCTATCTGGACGGACGCTACCGCGACTTCGTCACGGACTCGGACGACTTCTCCGAAAACGTGATCCCGGGGGCCGCCCCCCACCGATTGGACGGACTACTGCGGATCGAGGACGAGATCGGATTCGTGGAGGTACACGGGGAGGTCGCCGACCGGATCGCGGTCGACGACGCGAACAGCGCTTTCGCCCGCGGCTATGGGCTGCTCGACGTGCGCGGCAGCCTGGGCGCCGGCGGGATACGCGTCGGCGGCTCGACATTCACGCCCTTCGCGGGCATCACCAACGTCTTCGATCGCGTCTACGCCTCGGCCGTCTCCGTCAACGCGTTTGGCGCGCGCTTCTACGAGCCGGGTCCGGGGCGTCGTTTCTATGTGGGACTCACCGCAGGCTGGCCGTCGGCGGGATTCTGAGCACAACCGGGAGGATGGGCATGGGGGGTGGGCGCGTACGGGCAGGACTCGGTCTACTGATGCTGGTCCTGGGCCTGCCGGCCGGAGCGCAGGGGCAGAACGGCGGTGCGGGTGGGGCACCCGCGACCCCGGCGCCGGTGGTCCGCGCGATGCGCGTACCCGAGGCACCTACCGTGGACGGCGTGCTCGACGAGCCCTTCTGGCAGCGGATCGAACCAATCACCGATTTCCGGCAGAGGGAGCCGGTGGACGGCGCGCCGGCCACCGAGCGGTCCGAGGTCCGGGTGGCGTTCACGGAGGACGCGCT
Coding sequences within it:
- a CDS encoding TonB-dependent receptor encodes the protein MKSLRPASVPDGRPGPSQRGAPLSRLPRTGAALALIALAMAEPSRAQAPAPRPSVVDSLAPDTLTAFRLDSLVVGVLRTPIRANESPYSIAALGTPDLFGAKAASSLDEMLEGLPGVEIQNRFNDGVGERISIRGFGSRATFGVRGVKVVVDGVPATIADGQATLDHVDFASLGHVEALRGPASMVWGGASGGVLLLESRRPPDGDRFREEMRLVGGSDGALTIHSTSGGRSGALGWVAAAGLSRSDGFRTNPVEPATTFGHSEKAQGNATLDYAGERDHVRAAFNFTRMDAENPGSLADSAFRAATREALRFNVIQNASKQIDQGQAGVTWTRALGNGAKRLELSGYGILRSLDNPITTVVIDLDRRAGGISAQFSDRVEHSGRTLRWNAGTQLDLQRDARLNHVNEGGEAGALSLDQIERVRTAGAWVNGLLDVSRRWVLAAGLRYDRSRFEVEDRFISDGVDDSGERVMDALSPSVGFRFEARRALSLYGNVATSFVTPTTTELANRPDGQGGFNAEVDPTTAVSVEVGARGWVGTRLAYQVAFFRTALEGELIPFEVPSQPGRRFFRNAGSSRYYGAEALVHARLGEHLSARLTYSYLDGRYRDFVTDSDDFSENVIPGAAPHRLDGLLRIEDEIGFVEVHGEVADRIAVDDANSAFARGYGLLDVRGSLGAGGIRVGGSTFTPFAGITNVFDRVYASAVSVNAFGARFYEPGPGRRFYVGLTAGWPSAGF